Proteins encoded by one window of Oenanthe melanoleuca isolate GR-GAL-2019-014 chromosome 20, OMel1.0, whole genome shotgun sequence:
- the SPO11 gene encoding meiotic recombination protein SPO11 has product MEEHNPCSAETPAGNKASFRKTSVSGQESHVPSSEVLEAIENVIQGVLQSLAQNKAPVLTVANRADWRNIEYKDSVGLQMIPGCTTKQIRSDCPQSARRFALILKILSMIYKMVQSNTYATKRDIYYSDTLLFGSQSVVDQIINDISCMLKIPRRSLHVLATTKGFVAGNLSYMEEDGTKVNCTCSATAVTVPSNVQGIKNLTSHAKFILIVEKDATFQRLLDDDFFSKVSPCIMITGRGVPDLNTRLLVRKLWESFQIPVFTLMDADPHGVEIMCVYKYGSVSMSFEAHHLTVPSVKWLGLLPSDLERLNICKDALIPFTKQDENKLASIQKRPYIACQPLWKKELEIMAASKLKAEIQVLTSLSSDYLSRVYLPNKLQFGGWL; this is encoded by the exons ATGGAGGAGCACAATCCATGTTCAGCTGAAACTCCAGCTGGGAACAAGGCCAGCTTCAGGAAAACAAGTGTGTCTGGTCAGGAGAGCCATGTCCCCAg TTCTGAGGTTCTTGAAGCAATAGAAAATGTTATCCAAGGTGTACTTCAAAGCCTGGCCCAAAATAAAGCACCTGTTCTCACAGTGGCTAACAGAGCAGACTGGAGGAACATAGA ATATAAAGATTCTGTAGGTCTACAGATGATACCAGGTTGTACCACAAAACAAATAAGAAGTGACTGCCCTCAATCAGCAAGAAGATTTG ctctgataCTCAAAATATTATCAATGATCTACAAGATGGTGCAGAGCAACACTTATGCAACTAAAAG AGATATATATTATTCAGATACTCTACTCTTTGGAAGCCAAAGTGTTGTGGACCAAATCATCAATGACATTTCTTGCATGCTTAAGATACCTCGGAGAAGTCTGCATGTA CTGGCCACGACTAAAGGTTTTGTTGCTGGTAATTTAAGTTACATGGAGGAAGATGGTACAAAAGTGAATTGTACCTGCAGTGCCACA GCAGTCACTGTGCCATCTAATGTTCAAGGAATTAAAA ATTTAACTTCACATGCCAAATTTATATTAATTGTAGAAAAAGATGCAACTTTCCAGAGACTCCTGGATGATGACTTCTTCAGTAAAGTGTCCCCATGTATCATGATCACG ggaaGAGGCGTACCAGATCTTAATACACGACTTTTGGTCAGGAAGCTGTGGGAATCTTTTCAAATTCCTGTTTTCACCCTTATGGATGCAGATCCACATG GTGTAGAAATAATGTGTGTCTACAAATATGGATCTGTG TCAATGTCCTTTGAGGCCCATCATCTCACTGTTCCCTCTGTCAAGTGGCTTGGTCTCCTTCCATCTGATCTCGAGAG attAAACATTTGCAAAGATGCCTTGATTCCATTTACTAAGCAAGATGAAAATAAGTTAGCAAGCATTCAAAAGAGACCTTACATTGCTTGTCAGCCACTGTGGAAAAAAGAG cTGGAAATTATGGCAGCATCTAAACTGAAGGCTGAAATTCAAGTTTTAACTTCTCTCTCATCAGATTACCTGTCCAGAGTCTATTTACCAAACAAACTGCAGTTTGGTGGATGGCTATAA